In a single window of the Mus musculus strain C57BL/6J chromosome 6, GRCm38.p6 C57BL/6J genome:
- the Vmn1r27 gene encoding vomeronasal 1 receptor 27: protein MFSLKNVLYFQAGLGVLANMSLLCFYIFIIVGHRPKPTDLISCQLTFIHIMVCLTGGDLLLTDIFESLNINNDFKCKATFYISRVMRCLSICTTCLLSVFQAVTITPSTSCLAKFKQKLRKYMVYVFLCIWSFSFSYSSSRIFYVRGFTNVSETNQMQITKSCLLFRMNSIIRVFIFTVTTSRDVFLVGMMLTTSTYMVIILYRHQRQCKHLHSIKHLRASPEKRATQTILLLVIFFVVMYWVDFIISTTSVLLWIYDPVSLMVQKFLMYAYPTISPLVQIGSDNRIIIMVKNMYSKHHQRFL, encoded by the coding sequence ATGTTCTCACTCAAGAATGTCCTTTATTTCCAAGCTGGACTTGGAGTCCTAGCAAATATGTCTCTTCTTTGCTTCTATATTTTCATAATTGTAGGTCACAGACCTAAGCCCACAGACTTGATCTCCTGTCAGCTGACCTTCATTCATATAATGGTGTGCCTCACTGGAGGGGACCTGTTGCTTACAGACATATTTGAGTCACTGAATATTAATAATGACTTCAAATGTAAGGCAACTTTTTACATAAGCAGGGTGATGAGATGCCTCTCTATCTGcaccacctgcctcctgagtgtgttcCAGGCTGTCACAATCACTCCCAGTACTTCTTGTTTGGCAAAATTTAAACAGAAACTAAGAAAATACATGGTCTATGTTTTCTTATGTATTTGGTCTTTCAGTTTTTCATACAGTAGTAGCCGGATCTTCTATGTTCGTGGTTTTACTAATGTGAGTGAGACTAACCAGATGCAGATCACTAAATCCTGCTTACTCTTCCGCATGAACTCCATCATCAGGGTATTCATTTTTACAGTGACAACCTCCAGAGATGTATTTCTTGTAGGAATGATGCTAACCACAAGTACATACATGGTGATTATCTTGTATAGACATCAGAGGCAGTGCAAGCACCTTCATAGCATCAAGCACCTGAGAGCATCCCCTGAGAAAAGAGCCACCCAGACTATCTTGCTGCTGGTGATTTTCTTTGTGGTCATGTACTGGGTGGACTTCATCATCTCAACCACATCAGTTCTGTTGTGGATTTATGATCCAGTCAGCCTGATGGTTCAGAAGTTTCTGATGTATGCCTATCCCACAATTAGTCCTTTGGTACAAATCGGTTCTGATAACAGAATAATAATTATGGTGAAAAACATGTACTCAAAGCACCACCAGagatttttataa